The DNA segment CACCATCAGTCCACTGATCTTTAGGTTTTGGACCGACAGTCTTATCTTCCATGATGACAGTAGGCGCACTCCAACCATCTTCTACAGACGTCCAAGCATCTTCATCAACTCCTCTGATGATGTGTTGCATCCTCACCTTCCAGTGACCGAAGTTGGTACTGTCAAGCATAATAAGCTTGTGAGTGTGTAGGAGTTCTTTCATGGTGTCCATGAAATCCGCAGGATCTCAACCTGTAAGTAGTACTTGATACCACAGAGGCttcccgctctgataccaaatgaaaGTTCAGAGACACCCAAATTATAACTCACACACAAGAGATTTCAAGAACACTTTCTTGTAAATTAAAAACCTTTTAAGCAATCCCCTAGATCTGTTTAATCTGATTTATGCTCAGTCACACACGACTAGCGACAGACCAGTTTCTAATCTCTAAATCACAGAGATCCAAGCTAAACACTTGTTACTTGATCTCTGTAGCCGACAAGAACAAACCTCTTGTTCTAGCTTTTTCTCCCTTAATGCTTAACCTAAAACTCTCTTAGATTATCTCATTAAGTAGACACGAAAAAGACAATATTCTATTTCCTAAAATCTTGCAAACtagaagatcttctttgcttcacGTCCAAACAATATCTTCTATTTCCATAAGTTTGTGACACGTCACCACTCGTAACAAACTCGCCATACTGTGTTACACAATCACCGCACTGTGTAACACACTCTTAGCTCAGCTCGAACACGCTCACAATCCTGAACTTACAGGGACAACCACAGAACCAaggcaaaattttatattacctCGAACTCAAGTTGAAACCCATAACTGATCTAACAATAACATCATGGGTAGGAAGCGGAAACAGAGGTAGGTTCTGAAATGCCATACCAAAAATAAGGATGAAACAGAGGGTAGGTTCGAGGAAGTTAAAATAGGCATATAAACTCACCTTTGTCTGGATCACCTCCCCACATGAATGAATATACTCGGGAAGGAAATAGGGAAAGACCATAGCAACCAGCTGTCATGAGGCCCCTAACCTTCCTTGGTATCTCATGTGCACAAGACCACAGCAACTCCATTTattcataaaccctaaaaataaCAACTCAATTCCATATATTCTCCAGTTTTTGAACTTCAAAAGAAGAAGGCTAACCACAaagatgtgtgtgtgtgtcttcTCTAATCCTTCATGAATGTTGTTGTATTCAGAATTCTTTTAAAGCCCTAAATTGTAAATTAGCAGTAGTGATTTTTATTTACAGAAAAGGTCCTTTTAATATTCCGGTTTTACACTTATGGTCCGATACTTGTCTCTCTACACAAGAAAAATAGTTTACTAAAAGGCAAAGGTTTTTCCGGAAATCTCTCTCTACTCCTCCCACAAAACCGATTCAAGATCTCGACTTTCTCTTCTGCGAGGAAGGACAATCCCCCATGGCTGCTCTACAATACCTCGAATCTCAGAAAAACGCGCACCCAGAGCTCACCGAGTGGTACAATTCGCTCGCAGATCTGTACCAGAAGAAGCTCTGGCACCAGCTCACCGTCAAGCTCGAGCAGTTCATCGCTCTCCCCGTCTTTCAGGTGTCACTTTCTCGTACCATAATCTATTCAAAGTTTCATCCTTTAGTAGTTTTGGGAATTATAGGGTTCATAGATCTCGACTTGGGTTTACATTAGATCTAAAGGGTTCGTTCCGACGGTGACTTTAATGAGTTGGGTCTTTCTCAGATTCACTTAGATGGCTTTGTATTGGTGAATGATCGCACTCTGTGAtttaaagtttgaatctttaatTGTGTTGATATGTTCTTGTCTGGGTCTTAAGGTTGTCTGATTTGTTATTGTTCATCAGGCTGGAGATGCTTTGATTCAGCTATACAACAACTTCATAACCGACTTTGAGACCAAAATCAACCTTCTGAAGCTCGCGCACTTCGCGGTTGTAGTCTCCAGGCAGTACCCTGAGAAAGAAGCTGCGGTCAGTTATCTCCAAGGAGTGATTGAGAAGCTTAGAGCGACTAAAGAGTCACGTATCAGTGAGCCTGTTAGCTATGTAGAGACGCAGATAGCTTTGTTCAAGCTTGAGCAAGGTGACCAGAAGGAATGCAAGAAGATACTGGACGATGTGAAAACCTCTCTTGATAGTATGACCGACATCGACCCATCGGTCTACGCCAACTTCTTCTGTGTGTCTTCTCAGTACCATAAGTTCCGTCAAGAGTTTTCTGATTTCTACAAGAATGCTCTTCTTTACCTCGCTTATACTTCTGTGGAGTCACTCTCTGAGTCGTTTAAGCTGGTAAGTCCTTTTAATTGTTCTATAATCATGTCCTATTCAGAGTGCTGAGATGGGATCGTTCTGTATCTTTGCAGGACTTGGCTTTTGAACTGTCGCTGTCAGCTCTACTTGGAGAGAATATTTACAACTTTGGGGAACTGTTGGCCCATCCAGTTGTAAGTTTGTCTTTTTGATCTTTATATTTGCTAACCAGTAACCATACTGGTTTATGATGGTGACCATGTTTGCCTTTCTCTTATGGCAGCTGAAGAGTCTGCTTGGAACAAATGTGGAGTGGCTTTACCACATTCTGCAGGCGTTCAACCACGGTGATTTGGTTCAGTACCAAGAACTCTGCCGTGTTCACAATGCAGCCTTGAGCGCACAGCCAGCGCTGGTTGAGAATGAGAAGAAGCTGTTGGAGAAGATCAACATTCTCTGCCTTATTGAGATCATTTTCAGGTAGCTTTGGCTTCTCTAAGCAATATCTTACAGATAGGGGCAAAGAATGAATGCTTAAATTGTTTGTAACCATATCTGTAACAGCCGACCAGCTGAAGATAGGACCATACCGTTGAGTGTCATTGCTGAGCGTACTAAGCTTTCAATCGAAGATGTTGAGCACCTTCTCATGAAGAGTTTATCTGTGAGTATTCATCTCTGTCCCATTCAATCTAAATAAGATTGGGAAGACACAAGAAGATAGGGAGATTATGTTGATGTGAATAAATATCATTTGGTGATTTTGTGCAGGTGCACTTGATAGAGGGGATAATAGATCAGGTGGATGGAACTGTGCATGTTTCATGGGCGCAACCGAGGGTGCTAGGGATACCTCAGATCAAGTCATTGAGGGATCAGCTTGATAGTTGGGTTGATAAGGTTCACACTACCTTGTTATCCGTTGAGGCTGAGACACCTGATCTTGTTGCAGCTTAAGGCactcttgtttcttctttgtttttcttttgagcTACAAGATTGTATCATTTTGCTGGATTTTAAATGCAACTTCTTTCCCTTTTCAAATCTACTAGTTTTAAGGAGttagtcgtttaaaaaaaaaaatgtttgctcTCAACAAACACATGAATGTATCGTCTCCTTTGATCCTTTCTC comes from the Brassica napus cultivar Da-Ae unplaced genomic scaffold, Da-Ae ScsIHWf_1049;HRSCAF=1471, whole genome shotgun sequence genome and includes:
- the LOC125595398 gene encoding 26S proteasome non-ATPase regulatory subunit 13 homolog B-like, which gives rise to MAALQYLESQKNAHPELTEWYNSLADLYQKKLWHQLTVKLEQFIALPVFQAGDALIQLYNNFITDFETKINLLKLAHFAVVVSRQYPEKEAAVSYLQGVIEKLRATKESRISEPVSYVETQIALFKLEQGDQKECKKILDDVKTSLDSMTDIDPSVYANFFCVSSQYHKFRQEFSDFYKNALLYLAYTSVESLSESFKLDLAFELSLSALLGENIYNFGELLAHPVLKSLLGTNVEWLYHILQAFNHGDLVQYQELCRVHNAALSAQPALVENEKKLLEKINILCLIEIIFSRPAEDRTIPLSVIAERTKLSIEDVEHLLMKSLSVHLIEGIIDQVDGTVHVSWAQPRVLGIPQIKSLRDQLDSWVDKVHTTLLSVEAETPDLVAA